DNA sequence from the Cucurbita pepo subsp. pepo cultivar mu-cu-16 chromosome LG06, ASM280686v2, whole genome shotgun sequence genome:
CAACCTCACACAATGATGTCCTCCGGACTCTTAGGCCAAACCAACGCCAATgcttttcttgctttttttaCATTCACTCCTCCAAACTCAACAAACTCCCCACACTATAAAAACCAAAAGCTCCTTCACTTTGAGAAGCACAGAAAAATACTCAGCTTTCCCCTCAAAAGAGAGCtaaagttcaaagaaaatgGCTGTTACCAAAAGTAGTTTCTTGGTCGGTCTCTTGGCGTTCCTCTGCTTAAGCCTCAGCTCGGCCAATCGAGTCCTCAAGAACAATGATGCTGAAAAGGAACTATTAAGCAACAATGTATCTTCTGAACAAGACAATCAATTACAAGATTTCAATAATGCTGAGTTGAAAAGTATACCTGAAGGCAACGTACCCAAACTCAGTTCTGTTGGTTCAGGATATGGTGATTGCGGTGGTAACTGTGGCAGCTCTGGTGGTGGGGGATATACTTATCCTCCTAACTACGGATCTGGTGGTGGAAGCTCTCCTCCTAACTACGGATCTGGTGGTGGAAGCTCTCCTCCTAACTACGGATCTGGTGGTGGAAGCTCTGGTTGCCAACCTTGCTACACTTATTCGCCGTGTCCGTGGCAGGGATGCCCGGGATTTCAAGGGTGCCAAGGATGTCAAGGAGGGTGCCAAGGATGTCAAGGAGGATGCCAAGGATGTCAAGGAGGATGCCAAGGATGCCAGGCACCACATCCACCTTGTACCTTCGAAGTCGGCACGGTTAACGACTCTAAGATCCAAGATGAATCTATTCCAATGGGTGAAGAACCTGAACCACCAGTCCTGCCAGAAAATCATCACATAAAATCCAGTGGGGGAGCAAATCAGGACATGAAATCCAATGGTGGTCTGGTTTAGAGCTTAGACCTTACCTCAAAGAAAGTGTTTTCTTCTAGCtctcaataaaaaaacatccaTCATGGAGTTCATTTTCTAATAAACTTATGAAATATAGAACATCAGGAAACTCTGTTCTATAATTGGAGTTTAAACTTTCCTTGCATTGTTGGGAGATATATTACAAAGCAAGCAGTTTCATGTACTGTTTTCTAAGAATACTAACTCAGTTTCCTATAAACAAATCTCTAGCCTCACATTCTGAACACTTCTTCTTTCATGGTATTTGTTATCTACTTCTATCGCTTTGTTTACTAGCTACACGTTATCTTTGTATCGGCAAAGATGAGCTTCTTAAAGGGTTTTGGAGATTGAAGTTTTGAGCGACAGGTAAGGAAAGAGACAGAGTGGGTCGAAGACGGGCAGTTCCAACCCCATATGATATATCATTGGCAACAGAGACAGACACATTCAATGCAGTAAGTGGCTGCATCTCGATTGTGGCATGGCCAGTGGCAGTGTTGGGGGTATCAATATGATGATTGTCGTCGTCCTCAAGTGATATCACGGTGCATGTTTCTGTGTTGATTGTGGTATCATCAGCAAATATCCGGAGCCTTCTCTTCCTTCTAGCTGACTTACCCCACCCATGGATTGTTTCCCTTATTCTTTGAGGAATTAAGGCTGCCTTGTAGTTTGTTCCCATCTGCAAAACGAACACAGGAAAAGTTTACAGTTAGAAACATGAAGCAGAAAGATGAATCACAGTCAATAGCCTTTGGATAGCGTCATTAAGGTTAATACTCCCGTAGACTACCAACCagataaaatttcataaccAAACTCTCGTTGTACAACGATAAACGTTTAAGTTTAATGTCTTAAACTCTAACGGCCCAAGTctccgctagcagatattgtcctctttggacagtcccttctaggcttcccttcaaagttttaaaatgcgtctgctggggagaggtttccacagccttataaagaatgctttgtttccttctccagtcaatgtgggatctcgcaatcctccccctttggggcttagcgtcctcactggcacaccatccggtgtctggctctgataccatttgtaacagcccaaatctACTActcgcagatattgtcctctttggactttcccttcaaagtttttaaaacgcgtctactaggaatatgtttctacactcttatgaataatactttgttcccctcttcagccgacgtgggatctcacaatccacccccctttagagctcagcgtcctcgggcacaccgcccgatgtttagctctgataccatttgtaacagcacaaacccaccgctagcataaaCCAAGGATATCAACAGTTTTAAACAGCCTATCAAAATGTAAGATGTCATGCCTTTCCATTACCAGAGTAACCAGTGCATAGAGGGGCAAGGTGCTATAGCTGCAAAGATATTGTCCAGCAAACCTACAAGAAAGACAAAACCAAACATTTCAAGGCTATTCATCTCCCGCCACACAATAAACATAGTCATGTATACAAGGTTATGACTGTCGGAAACTAAAGATTCATACCCCAAGATTAGTCTTGCATAGACAAGCAGATGATTGCTAATGAAGCAAGAATTATACCCAAATTGCCACTGTAACCAAATTAAACAAGATAATAGTTATGGCCTAAAAGTTTTGAAGGAAACTATATAATGCTTCCTATTTCACGAGTGGGATTGTTTTGTTCTGAGATTAAAAAAGCCATGACTAGAGGAGAGGAAGGTACCCAGAACCAGAAGAACGAAGCCAATTCGAAAGCATTCTGCAAGAGAATTAAGAGAAAGGGGGATAAAACCAAGAACATCATATTCCATTCAGGCAACATTGTTAATAATCAAGACATGCCtggaaaagaacaaaatggatCAAGGACAACAGGAATTCAGGCTTCTTAAACCAGAAAAGATCATCACGGGGCTTCAGCTTTGCTCCAGAAAAGAATCCGGAAATACCAGCATTTTCCAACGTC
Encoded proteins:
- the LOC111796649 gene encoding mesenchyme-specific cell surface glycoprotein-like codes for the protein MAVTKSSFLVGLLAFLCLSLSSANRVLKNNDAEKELLSNNVSSEQDNQLQDFNNAELKSIPEGNVPKLSSVGSGYGDCGGNCGSSGGGGYTYPPNYGSGGGSSPPNYGSGGGSSGCQPCYTYSPCPWQGCPGFQGCQGCQGGCQGCQGGCQGCQGGCQGCQAPHPPCTFEVGTVNDSKIQDESIPMGEEPEPPVLPENHHIKSSGGANQDMKSNGGLV